The window CTGAATTCTCAGAACCAATGCTGGGAACCAGGTTCCATTATTATCAGCATTTGatagaggaagaaacagaggttcagagagggaaagtgactgGTTCATGGTAACACAGCAAGGAAATGAGGGAATGTGGAACTGAAGGGCCAGAGAGTGGGGTCGGGCTGGGAGATGAGGGTGGGCAGGGCGAATGGGTCCTCTGAGAAGGCTAGAACCTGAGTGGCTTCAGTGTCCCCAAATTACCCCACTGTACTCACTATTTCTGGCTCTGGACATACAGCATGGAGGGGGCTCCCAGGTCCCCATGAGGCTCCCAGGAGCAGTTCAGGTCCCCCAAGGGTCCAACTCCATAGCACTGCAGTGGCCCCGGGCTGcctggagagggaggcaggagggttccAAGGAAGGCGGTCAGTTCCCCCAGCCTCGGGCACACCCCAGAACTTCTGACAACTGTGGAGGGCGATCCAGGGTCCCTTACTGAAGCGAGCAGCAGGAAGGGGGCGCTGGCCACCGCTCCCCAGGCTTTGGGCATaactcctcccctcccaccagccACATCCTGTTAACTACCCCCCCACTCCCCGACAAAAGCCCTTACCCTACCGCCGCCCCCCCAACCCCGGCCTCAAGTTCCCACCTCGCTACCGCCCATTCCCCAAACCCTCGCATCGCCCGGCCCCTGCCACTGGGCCGGGGAGAGCAAAGTGGCTTCTGGACCTCTGCCATTCATTCCGCAAACTTGAGGGTCACCCTGGAGGGTGATGGGCGCGTTCGCGAGCATGAGACACGAGCTCGCTCCAGAACTCACCCTGGGGCCGAGTccggctgaacagcaacaatagaagcagcagcagcagcagcatcggcTTCGGCCGCAGTGGGAAGGGGGCGGCCGGGGTCCCCCGCATGGCACTCCCGCGGCCCCCCAGTCCGGCCCGGCCTTGCCTGGCCCAGCGCGGCCGCGCCGCCCGCCTCGCTCTCGGGGACCAACGCCTGAGCGGCGACGGGAAGCAGAGCCACCCCTCCCGGCCGCCTCCGCACCTTGCGCTGCGGGTCCCCGCCCCTTATCTGCACCGGAAAGTTCCCGGCAGAACTCGCaggggctgggggggggggggagactggggagggggtgggggctgcgCTGAGGGCGTGGCCGAAGCTCCCTTGACACCTGCCCCTTCCCTTCCCAGACATCACACACTGCCAAGTCTTttgcaactttttattttgaggggctggAAAAGGTTCTGATCCgttcccaccacacacacactgagctTCCCACCCCAGGATACGAAGAAAACCCAGGAGTCCTTCCACCAACCCTGGGGTCTACAGCTTTAGAACCTCCCCCCACCGCGGGCGGGGTTGGAGGGAGAGGGGCTGATAGGCAGAGGGGCTGGCAGGCAGGAAGGCTGGAATGGGATGGGGGCATAATTTGGGCTGGCGAATGGCCACAGGTGGGACAGGAGAGAGTCACAGTTGGGACAGGGGAGAGTCGCAGCTTGGGCAAGGTCTGAGTGTGGCCAGTTTGGGTAAATAGAGACAGAAGGAGACAGAACAGGCCAGGAAAGGCATCGTATGGGCTGCTGAGACGTCAGGGTCCCCATCTGGCCAGGTTGCGGCATAGCTTGCTCAGGGGTGGGATGGACTGCTCAAAGATCAGGGTTGGGTGGGGGCAGTCTGAGCCCACAGTGCCGGACCTCTGTGACTTGCTGATGCATGAACGCGTGAGGGGCCAGAAACAAGTGCCCAGCCGGACACCGGTCAGGTGGATGGCAGGGCTGGGGTATTGACCCcggtgccccccccaccccccgccgcccAGTTTCGCTTCTAGCAGAGTCTGCCGATTTCGCTCTTGCTGCAGCCCCGCTTGCAGCAGCTGCTCGACAGGCCAGCCAGGACGTCGCGTCTGCCCCTCAGAGACCCTGGGGTTCCCTGCCAGTCCTGTCGGCCCCCATAGAAGGCCTGAGGGGACTTGGTCAGGGCCAGCCACTCGCTGGAGGCCACTGCCTCATCCAGCTCACTCTCCGAGTCAGTGTCCACCTCTGGGAAGGTATCTTCTGCAAAAGATGAGAAGAGTTAGTGCTCAGGACTGTGTCACACCCAGAGTCCCAGCTCCGGCTGGCCCAGCTACTTCTCTGTTCTTGAGTGTGAATAAGCCTCGTGAGTATAGACTTTGATTCTGCTCAGACGTGGGTTCCTTCTTTGATGAGCAACTTAACCCCACTGAGCTTGACTTTCCTCTTCTGTCATAGGTTTTGCCCTGcgtgccaagtcatttcagtcgtgtccgactcttttcaaactta is drawn from Bos mutus isolate GX-2022 chromosome 7, NWIPB_WYAK_1.1, whole genome shotgun sequence and contains these coding sequences:
- the RLN3 gene encoding relaxin-3, giving the protein MVRHLVLLLLALGVLTGELLPRTEARATAYGVKLCGREFIRAVIFTCGGSRWRRAHDAVEDTFPEVDTDSESELDEAVASSEWLALTKSPQAFYGGRQDWQGTPGSLRGRRDVLAGLSSSCCKRGCSKSEIGRLC